GCAATTGCCGGCTCCATCGGCACAGGACTCATCATTGGAAGCGGAGAGGCGTTGGCGTCTGGTGGCCCAGGGAGTATATTGATTGCCTACATTGTCATGGGTATGTGTGTGTACACAGTCATGACGGCGTTCGCTGAGATGGCTATCTTTGCACCGATGAACAAGGGGTTTAGTGGGTATGCAACTAGATTTGTTGATCCGGCACTTGGGTGAGTTACATAATATACATGAATGTGTGAAGAAAGCTAAATGGGTTGTCAGATTTGCGACTGGTTGGAactatttctttaaatactCTGTGCTTCTGGCGAATAATCTCACTGCGACTGGCCTCGTTATTAGATACTGGAGAGAGGATATAAATGTTGGCGTTTGGATTGCTGTATTCGGTGTTTTCGTCGTCGCTCTGAATGTGTGCCCTACTCTTCCACTCCCTCTCCTAATACCTGCTTACATGGTTATAGTTCCTCCCAGTCGAAAAGTTTGGCGAGACTGAATTCGTCATGGCAATTGTTAAGATTATTGTTCTCGTCGGACTCATCCTCTGCTGCTTCATCATCTCCCTAGGGGGGTCACCGTCAGAAGAACGCATTGGGTTCCGATACTGGAATGACCCCGGTGCCTTCGCTCCATACCTGGCCGAAGGGGACTTGGGGAGATTTGTCGGCTTCTGGTCTTGCATCGTGCAAAGCGCCTTTATGTTCATGGGATGCGAAGTGGTTGGCATCACGTATGGAGAGGCCAAGAATCCACGCAAGGCGATTCCCCGTGCCGTGCAGCAGACTATCATGCGTATAGCGGTCTTCTATATCGGTGGTGTCATTGTCCTCGGTACGACGGTGCCATATACCAATGACCTGCTCTTGTCTGCGAATAGCCAGGAGACCAGTGCTTGTGAGTTCTCTGGCTACGCTTATATTGTGATACCAAGATTTTAATCTTAACCTCCCAGCCGCATCCCCTTTTGTTGTTGCCCTCAAGCTCGCAGGGATTGAGACATTGCCTGCAATAGTGAATGCGTGTTTCCTCATGTTCACCGTAAGCTTCGCGAACTCTGGTGTGTTCTTACCATCCCAGACCCTCCCAGACATAATCTAATTGACAGATATCTACATCGCTTCCCGAACACTCTACGGGCTCGCCCGCGACAAACAAGCCCCAGCAATCTTCGCAAAAACCAACCGCTGGGGCGTTCCCGTATACGCCGTCATCGCCGCATCTCTATTCTGTTGCCTTGCTTTCCTGAACGTGTCCACGGCTTCGGGTAAAGTCTTTGGCTACTTCGTCTCGCTGTCTACCGTTCTGGGTCTGATAAACTGGCTGAATATTATCTTAACATGTTACTGTTTTCAGCAAGGCGTCAAGGCACAGGGTATCGCTCGCGCTGGACTCCCGTGGAGGGGACCTTTGCAGCCATATGCGGCGTATGTCACGTTTTTTGTTACCGTTGTCGTTATCCTTTTCAGTGGTTATGAGGCGTTCATTGGAGGCTTCAAGGTCGATAAGTTTATTACGTCGTATTTGGGCGTTGTTTTGTATCTTTTTAACATCTTGGTCTTTAAGGCGTAGAAGGGAACGAAGAGGGTTAGGGCTGAGGAGATGGAACTTGGCTCGGGAAGGCGGCTCTATGGCGaagtggatgaggatgaggaggttaAAAGGAGCTTTGTTCAGCGCTTGAGGAGTGCACTGTGGGGTAGTTAGTCTGCTGAGGCAAAGCAATCCGGTTGTATACATGGTAGTATATCCCGGTTGTACATATTTAGCAAGAGTAGCTGGTGACCCACCGAAGTAGTACACATTTGTGACTCATTGTTTGAAATAACCCAGAGCCGCCTAATAACTCGCaataaatattaaaacaGCTCAAAATGCTTTTTATTTGCAATGGTCAGTACTGTCGTTGTGTAACCAGACATCACGTGGAATTGACAGTGCCGCTCTAACACTCGCACTACTCCGCATCTCCAACACCTCTCATTGCTTCCATCTGCATCTACTGAACAGACATCATGGATCACACACCTGAAGCCAGTGGGCGGCGAGTGAACAACGCGTAAGATGATGATCCAGTCACTCCTTACCCTCGCTGCTAACAGTTATCTAGATGCCGCCACTGCAGACAGCGCAAAATCCGATGCTCAGGCACCCATCCCTGCGTCAACTGCACGCGCAGAAATAAAGAATGTCGATTCGATGACCAGGGACGAAGAATAGTAGTTTCTCAAAAGTCGGTTTACCTGGTCGGGCTACCTTCTTGAATAAGTTTCCCGCTCACTGTCTCCAGATACCTAAGGCAACTGCAACAGGCCGCGCGGGCCAGAGAAGGCGAATCTACTACAGATGTGGCATGCGATAGAGATCATATTCAGCATCAGCCACCAGAGAAAGACGTTTGCCAGCATCCCAGCAGCGATGGCCAGCTTGCCTCACTGCCCAATCAATCCTTCCATACACCGATCTCTGTCGAGTCGGCCAGTGTTCCTCCAGAAGCATCGAATCCACTTGCTTCTACTTCATCAGCGTATCTTTCCGACGATAAAGGCCGACTACGTGAGTCCTCTTGTTGGCTTTCTTCGAGGATACTGACGGTAATGTAGGATGTCTCGGCGAGTCCTCAACATGGTCCTTCACCCACAAGACTCTGAGGTTAATCCACGATCACCTGGATGAGCAGGAGTTCCCACTAACAGACATCGCCACTAACGAGGAGAGCCGTGCATATCATCTAAGCTGGGGCTCATCCAGATTCGACAACCCCGCCAATTTCAGCGACTTGCCCTCTGCAGATTATGCGCTGTATTTGATAAATGGTGTCAAGTTCCATGTTGGCCAACTTTACCACTTATTCGACGAGACTCGGTTCATGGAGCTGTTTCATGACTTCTATAATGCCCCGGCAGACGTCGCAAGGGTGAACAAGATCTGGTATGTCCAGTTTCTGGCCATACTGGGACTTGCAAAAGCACTTATCGTCCAGCCTAGTCGTGGAGCTACCGCTCTTCCAGGATCAGATCTCTTTCTCCGGGCAATGTCCTTGCTTCCGGATACTCCGTACTTATTCTCTGACGCCCTGACTTCGGTTGAGATACTGTGTACAATATCATTGTACTTGCAATGTGCGGACTTGAGAAACTCTGCCTACGTTTATGTGAGTTCGCTGGGGTGATGAATTAATGCAGCGCTTACGTCCCAAAGATAGGATCCGCATTGCGAATGGCAATGACATTCGGGCTGCATCGCGAACGTCCGACACAAGACTGGGGCCCAGAAGTAACCGAACGATGCCACCGAGTCTGGTGGACGGTCTATGTCCTCGACCGTGCCTTTTCGTCTTCGATGGGTGTCCCAATTACCATTCAAGATACCGACATCACAACTCCAATGCCAGAAAAAGATGGACTAAGGCGTAACATATCCCTTTATCTTCACGTGAAGCTTTCGAGCCTGATCTCCGAAGTTGTAAATAGTACGCATCGCGTGGAAATTCACAATATCCCTTCCAGGCTGACAGTTCGATAGAGGTATACGGCGCCGAAGGTCGACTGCAGACCAGCTTTCTGCCCTGCGTTCATAAAGTCCTTGGAAGTATTGCCTCTATTGCCAGTGATCTGAATGGGTATTGTCCGCTCTCGTCTGATGGCTCGGACGGGGGTATATCCCGGGTGGCGGCGCATCTGCATCTTTTTTATCACCAGGTAGGTCAATCCCCCGCAATAGCACGATGCTAGTCTCATAGCTACAGACGATTCTCCTCACCATGTATCCACTCTTACTTCATCTGTTCCGCACAAAGCTACAAAATGGAGAGAATAATACTGAGCCGGCCCGAGGGCTCTCAGATACAACGCGGGCTCTCCTAAGAACCTGTTCCGAGTCCTGCAAAAGCATGATTGGGATACTCAGTGTGCTTCAGCAACAAGGACTTTTAGGTAAGCTCCGTGGTGGAACCATATATTGAAAGCTCGCATCCGGGTAGCGAACTGCAGATAATCTACTAGGAGGCGCCTTGCCCTTCGATCTCGAAAGGACCTTTTCGTCGGGGTTTGTCTCGGTGATGCTATCCCTCGTAGACACAGACGATAGGAATCACCGGTCTCTCTACGACCGCACCTGCCAGCTTCTTGATGAATTCGTCAACCGGGGCTGCACACCTGGCCAGTTTCGTAAATCGGAGATTGTATTGCTACATGACATGATCCGGCTGTGGATTTCTCGGTCCGCCAGTGGAATAAGGGATGGCAGTCGCCAGGGAATAGAGTACGTGCGCCAGACCGAAGTTCAAGTCCAAACCCAGCCACACGGGTCAACCGATACAGTATTGCCACTTGACAACGAGCTTGGGGTTATGTACGACTTGTCGCCCGGACAGATTCTCTCTCTAGCTGAGATGGTAGATGCAGGAGAGGGACAGTTGCAGGGTGATGTTGGCTGGATAGGTGATGACTGGCTGTGGGCGAATGAACATTTATGATCACGATGATAACATATTACACCAAGCACTCGGGTAACTGTAATGTGTCTACTGCATTTATTGACCATACTGTTCACAGTCCATATTATCCGCCTTATTATCAGGAGTACATCTCGGACCGAGGGAGGGGACTTTGGTCGGATAGATATCCGATCCCAGTAGTGCGGAGACCCAGGCCGCTGTAGTGGAGGCGCGGGCAGGCCTTCCGTGCATAGACTACATTCAACAGAACATCACGATAATGGACAGTAAGAGCCCTCACTTACTCCGGAGTGAGTCATGCGGTCGGTGATGGTTTAAAGGGCTGGTCCGTGTCGTTCTCAGAACCGGATGTCGTATCACTGGTATAGATTGGAGAATACGAATCTTTAACCAAACATGGCGACGATTTCTATCCTAAAGCTTCCTCAAATAAGGAACGAGCCTAACGTGAGCCTGTACCTTGGTGCAAACAAGTGTAATAGCCACTGACGGCTATAGCAACACTATGAGAATAGCTCTGCGCAACGTGCGGGTTTAACCCAAGCCATCGAAAAGGCAAAGACCTCTCATATCGAGGTTCCCCTTGTCGTCGGTGGAGAAGAGGTGAGATGGCTGTTCTACCTTGTTAGCTATCTCTGACGGTTATATGTACTATAGATCACCACAACGGCCAAAGGAATCCAGGTCAACCCAGCAGACCATCAGACCAAAATCGCAAGCTATTCCAAAGCCAGCCCATCCGAAGTCCAGAAAGCAATTGAATCAGCACTGGCAGCACGGAAAACCTGGTCATCGCTCCCCTTCGCCGACAGAGCAGCCATCTTCCTCAAAGCCGCGGACCTGATCTCGAACAAATACCGCTATGCCATCATGGCAGCCACAATGGTAGGCCAGGGTAAGAACGCCTGGCAAGCCGAGATCGATTCCGCTGCCGAGCTGGCTGATTTCCTGCGCTTCAATGTGCATTATGCCGAGCAGCTCTACGCGTCTCAGCCGGTGCATCACTCTCCAGGTGTGTGGAACCGGGTTGAGTACCGCGCCCTTGAAGGCTTCGTGTATGCCGTCTCTCCATTCAACTTCACAGCTATTGCTGGGAACTTAGCTGCCCTACCGGCCCTGCTCGGGAACGTGGTTGTCTGGAAACCGTCTGATTTTGCGATTACGTCGGGGTACCTGGTGTATCGCATCCTGCTTGAATCAGGGCTGCCATCTAATGTGATCCAGTGGATTCCTGGAGATCCGGTCGAGATCACAAATACTGTTCTTGCGCACCGCGAGTTCGCGGCTCTGCATTATACAGGTAGTACGGCAGTCTTCCGCCATCTCTACGGCCAAATCGGAAACGGAATTGCCGAGGGTCGATACAGATCATACCCCCGAATCGTGGGCGAGACAGGTGGGAAGAACGCGCATCTGATCCACTACTCAGCGGATATCAAGAACGCCGCTATTCAAACCATCCGGGGTGCGTTTGAGTACCAGGGCCAGAAATGCAGTGCTACTTCGCGCGTCTATGTGCCATCATCCCGGGCGACTGAATTCACAGACTGCCTAGTgacagagacagagaagCTCTCGACTGGTGATCCTGCTGAGCATAACCACTTTACCGGCCCTGTTATCCACGCCGCGTCGTTTGCGAAGTTGCGCGCTGTAATAGATAATGCCCGCAAGGACCCTGAACTGGAACTTCTACATGGCGGGACATATAACGATAGCAAGGGCTATTTCGTCCAGCCGACTATATACCGCACTACAAACCCTACCCACAGTCTCCTCTCCACGGAACTATTCGGtcccatcctcgctctctACGTCTACGACGATAAGAGAGGTAATGAGGAGCAGAACGCATTCGAAGAAGCTTGTACCCTCGTCGACTCAACATCCGAGTACGGTCTCACCTGTGCTATTTTCGCGAAAGACCGCGTCGCCGTCAGACTCGCCGAGGACAGGCTGCGTGATACGGCTGGGAACTTCTATATCAACTGTAAAAGCAccggtgctgttgttgggcagCAGCCATTTGGAGGGGGGAGGGCCAGTGGGACGAATGATAAGGCGGGCTCGATGAATGTTCTCTTGCGGTTTGTCAGTGTACggtcgatgaaggaggagtttAATCCTGCCAACGGGGTTTTGTATCCTAGTAACCTTTAGATAAGTCCTAAACTGCGGATACTGAGATACATTATGCTACAGAGGACCTCCCATGGCAAGCCGAATgcgctttcttttctcattAATCCTCTGCATTCTACAAAATGGCATACCTGAGCGAGTACAGCGCTACCAGGAAACTGATGTATGGAGTGAACAGCAAGGGACGAGAATAGTGGTCTGTGTGTTAGCTATAAATACATGCCGTGATGACCCGCCAAAAAGCGAGTAAATACTTGGACATAGCGTGATCGCCGTGCCCCTGCCATCCTGGTTTAAGTTTGTATACTAAGATTAGAAATGGGGTCATGCCACATGGCCCCGGCGACGATAAGCTTATTTCAGTTAGGCTTAATATCTCCCACTCTTGTTGCACGTCGTGCTGAATGAATTGAGGAATTCTGTGAAATCTCACCTGACGTCATGCAGATGGAAGCCATTCGAATCTTGCAGCAAACTCGCCGCCTCAGGCTCAGGCAGCCGGATAATTCTTCCTGGCCACTCAAAACAGCCCGCGGGCTAGCCCGTTTAGGAAATAGTCGGCCGGCATCGGAAAAATCTCGAACGGCGACAGAAAATTCTGGACCAATCAATGGACAGTGGAACCTGATTGGTTCCCAGTGTTGTTTCATATCCGGCACGCTCTAAAAGTCGCTCGCTAGAGGCGCACCAGACAACGCTCAATTCTTTTGCACTCTGTTCATTTGTCTGCCCCTTGGGAAGGCGGAGTCTGCGCGTGGCAGACGAAATGACGTCAAATGAAAATGATATCATACGTGCTGTACCTTTTATTTAAGTATACTGCGCCAACTCATGCCGCAGGCACTGCGCCCAATATCCCATTCCTGCTCGATGGGTTTGTTGGCGTTTGCAGCGTATCACAAGCGCTCACCATGACCTTCGACAAGCCCGCGCAGCAACAGAAACGACCAAATCTCAACCTCGCCACTGAGCGCGAATTCTACAGGTCAGCTCCAGCTACGCCCGCACATGGTTTTTGGGGGTTTGGCTAACACCAACTCACCCAAGATATCTCCCGCGCGACCACGCAGCGTACCAATTTGCACCGGGCGACGAGGCCGCACAGCGCAACTTCGTCGCTATCCCGTCCACTGACCATGTCCTGACTTCCTTTGCGCAGCTGGGCGCGGTGAAACTCCGTGCTGAGCGAGCGCTTATTTCCCTGTTTGGGCCGACGCATCAGTATATTCTTGCTGAGGCGACGGATgccggagcagcagcagcagggtgTGGTGGACAGAGTGATTTGCGATTGGGTTGCTGTATTATGTCTAGAGAGAATGGCGTGTGCATGGATATCGCGAACCTGCCACTGGCCAATCCATCGGAGAATGAGAATCCGGCGATTGTCGCGGGTGGAAGTGCGCTGGTCATGACGGGTTTACACAAtacagaggaggaagggggGAAATACAGTCTTGTGAATGGGCTTCTAAAGGCAGACCTCTGCGCTGGCGTGCCTATCATCGGACCCAGAGGCAATACAATTGGGTCTTACTGTATCTTCGACACCACGCCGCGAGAACCCGTTGATGAAGGTGATATACTCTTCATGAAACACATGGCGGTGACGGTCATGGAGTACCTTGACACGCTGCAGTTGCGATATCAGAATGCGCAGGCTAGGAAGATGATTTTCGGCCTGGGCAGCTTTGTGGAGGGGAGGACGACCCTGCGTGATTCATGGGTTGAATCCAATCAGCAGGATGCTGTAACTGTGAAGTCGGGCACGACTGTTGAAGGACAGTTGAATaaacagcagcaggattTGCAGGAGAGGTCGTTCCAGCTGCCGCTGAGACCGCGGCCTCCGGATGAGTATGCGCGACATCCATTCGAGGCAGCTGAGAAGGCGTCTGCGGATTCAGACTCTGATACCAAGTCTCCTGATGGTCGGCAAAACGACAAGAAGGAGACAGGTAAGGAGGACAAGCAGAAAGCCCGAAATATCCTCTCCCGAGACGAAGTGCAAGACGACAACCCGCGACTCGCCTTTGAAAAGGTATTCGCTCGCGCTGCAAACCTAATCCGCGAGTCTATCGAGGTTGAAGGTGTCGTCTTTGTCGACGCGCGGATCGAGTCCTTTGGCGGTCTCGTTGGATACGAGCACCGAGGAGGACGTGCACCCCGGCCAGGAGGCGAGACAGCGAGCAGCGAAGACAGCACCGACTCAGCAAGCACAGGCAGTATATCGAGTGTCTCCGGATTCCCTGCTGCCAATCCCCAAGAGGACCTCACCACCTGCCGGATCCTAggctcttcggcttcgcATTCGTCTTCGATCAATACTGACGCCAAGTCCGACGTGAAGCCAGGCGATCAATATGCAGTCCGCGAGTCAATCCTGAAAGCCATCCTGAACCGCTATCCCCACGGGAAAATCTTCAACTACAACCAGCACGGCTCGTTATCTGACGACAGCGGCAGCGGGGGTGTCTCTGCGTCGAGCAGTTCCACAAGCGCATCTGGATCCAAGTACAAGAGGAGACAACGGCAGAACCACAGACAAGACGCCAACGACCTGAACAGGGTCCTCGGCGGCGCTCGCAGTATCATCTTCCTGCCGCTGTGGGATTCTCACAAGGCGAGATGGCTGGCGGGCTTACTGGCCTGGACAAACACGCCAGAGCGCGTCTTCTCGACCGAGAACGAACTTGCATACCTCCACGCATTTGGAAATAGCATCATGGCCGAAGTGCACAGACTTGATGTTGAAATGGCCGAACGGGCAAAGAAGAACCTGGCTACGAGCATCTCGCACGAACTGAGGAGTCCCCTGCATGGAATCTTAGGGACGTCTGATATTCTAAGCGACACGGCCATGAACGCCCTGCAGCAGGGAATGGTCCATACGATTGAGTCGTGTGGACGGACGCTCCTCGACACTATCAACCATCTGCTGGACTTTACATACATCGACAAGTTCTCAAAGGAGCATAAGCCAAAGCATAAACATGCTCGCAATCCGAAGCCTAGCGCGTCTGGACCGGAGCAAGCGGCGTTTGACCGAAATATGCTCGGCAGTAGCAAAAGCGTCTacgaggatatccagctAGATGTGATTCTTGAGGAGGTCGTCGAGAGTGTCTTCGCTGGCCATAGCTTCTACCACCAGCATCGGCTACCAGATCGGCCGTCGAGCAGCGGAGAAGATTCGACGATTGTGCTTCCATCGAAACAGACGGCAATTATCTTCGATATCCAAGAAGCTGCGGAATGGACTTTCTCCACGCAGGCTGGTTGCTGGCGCCGCATCCTGATGAACGTCTTCAGCAACGCTCTGAAATACACCCCCGAAGGCTACATCTATATGGCTCTAAAGGTCGAATCACCTCGCCGGGGAAGCGAAGACTCTATCGGATATGACCAAAACACCCAGTATAATGTGACCCTGACTGTAAAAGATACCGGCCAGGGCATTGGGACAGAGTTCCTGCGCAGCGACCTATTCACCCCCTTCTCACAGGAAGATACCCTCTCCCCAGGCAGCGGACTCGGGTTAAGCATCGTCCGTAAAGCCCTCGCCTTCCTTAACGGCTCTATCGACGTTACTTCAGAGAAAGACAAAGGCACCGAGGTGACCATCCAAGTCCCTCTAACTCTTGCCGGTGTGCCTGAGGGATCTGATAGATCCTCAGCTACAGCAAACAATCTAGTCCGAACCCAAGCACGCGGCAAAACCATCGGTCTTATAGGCTTCGGCCTAGAACCAGGCTCCGAACGAGATGCTATCCTCTGCGACTCTCTCAAACGTCTGTGTCAGGACTGGTTCCATCTCAACGTTAGAATGGTATCGCCCCAGATCGAGACTCCGCCGTGCGACTTTTACCTCATGGTCCACACGGACCTCGACGCCTTGGATATTCAAGGAAACCAACACCTTCTCAACCTCGATCCACCGGATAAAATCTCCCCCCTAATCGTAATCTGCCAATCCCCCGAAGCCGCGCACCACATGTTTGCGCGGACAACCAGCACAAACCGGCGTCGAGATTCTATAATTGAGTT
This is a stretch of genomic DNA from Aspergillus puulaauensis MK2 DNA, chromosome 8, nearly complete sequence. It encodes these proteins:
- a CDS encoding uncharacterized protein (COG:E;~EggNog:ENOG410PG5H;~InterPro:IPR004841;~PFAM:PF13520,PF00324;~TransMembrane:12 (i48-66o78-101i129-150o156-174i186-207o238-261i282-300o333-355i376-396o408-431i451-472o484-501i);~go_component: GO:0016020 - membrane [Evidence IEA];~go_process: GO:0055085 - transmembrane transport [Evidence IEA]); protein product: MAQKDEIAGLESTHANTEMDTKEDETLKGTMEEQAQPELKRGFKNRHVNMFAIAGSIGTGLIIGSGEALASGGPGSILIAYIVMGMCVYTVMTAFAEMAIFAPMNKGFSGYATRFVDPALGFATGWNYFFKYSVLLANNLTATGLVIRYWREDINVGVWIAVFGVFVVALNFLPVEKFGETEFVMAIVKIIVLVGLILCCFIISLGGSPSEERIGFRYWNDPGAFAPYLAEGDLGRFVGFWSCIVQSAFMFMGCEVVGITYGEAKNPRKAIPRAVQQTIMRIAVFYIGGVIVLGTTVPYTNDLLLSANSQETSASASPFVVALKLAGIETLPAIVNACFLMFTVSFANSDIYIASRTLYGLARDKQAPAIFAKTNRWGVPVYAVIAASLFCCLAFLNVSTASGKVFGYFVSLSTVLGLINWLNIILTCYCFQQGVKAQGIARAGLPWRGPLQPYAAYVTFFVTVVVILFSGYEAFIGGFKVDKFITSYLGVVLYLFNILVFKA
- a CDS encoding uncharacterized protein (COG:K;~EggNog:ENOG410PMRV;~InterPro:IPR036864,IPR007219,IPR001138;~PFAM:PF00172,PF04082;~go_function: GO:0000981 - DNA-binding transcription factor activity, RNA polymerase II-specific [Evidence IEA];~go_function: GO:0003677 - DNA binding [Evidence IEA];~go_function: GO:0008270 - zinc ion binding [Evidence IEA];~go_process: GO:0006351 - transcription, DNA-templated [Evidence IEA];~go_process: GO:0006355 - regulation of transcription, DNA-templated [Evidence IEA]); its protein translation is MDHTPEASGRRVNNACRHCRQRKIRCSGTHPCVNCTRRNKECRFDDQGRRIVVSQKYLRQLQQAARAREGESTTDVACDRDHIQHQPPEKDVCQHPSSDGQLASLPNQSFHTPISVESASVPPEASNPLASTSSAYLSDDKGRLRCLGESSTWSFTHKTLRLIHDHLDEQEFPLTDIATNEESRAYHLSWGSSRFDNPANFSDLPSADYALYLINGVKFHVGQLYHLFDETRFMELFHDFYNAPADVARVNKIWYVQFLAILGLAKALIVQPSRGATALPGSDLFLRAMSLLPDTPYLFSDALTSVEILCTISLYLQCADLRNSAYVYIGSALRMAMTFGLHRERPTQDWGPEVTERCHRVWWTVYVLDRAFSSSMGVPITIQDTDITTPMPEKDGLRRNISLYLHVKLSSLISEVVNKVYGAEGRLQTSFLPCVHKVLGSIASIASDLNGYCPLSSDGSDGGISRVAAHLHLFYHQTILLTMYPLLLHLFRTKLQNGENNTEPARGLSDTTRALLRTCSESCKSMIGILSVLQQQGLLGGALPFDLERTFSSGFVSVMLSLVDTDDRNHRSLYDRTCQLLDEFVNRGCTPGQFRKSEIVLLHDMIRLWISRSASGIRDGSRQGIEYVRQTEVQVQTQPHGSTDTVLPLDNELGVMYDLSPGQILSLAEMVDAGEGQLQGDVGWIGDDWLWANEHL
- the PUT2_2 gene encoding L-glutamate gamma-semialdehyde dehydrogenase (COG:E;~EggNog:ENOG410PG3T;~InterPro:IPR015590,IPR005931,IPR029510,IPR016160, IPR016161,IPR016162,IPR016163;~PFAM:PF00171;~go_function: GO:0003842 - 1-pyrroline-5-carboxylate dehydrogenase activity [Evidence IEA];~go_function: GO:0016491 - oxidoreductase activity [Evidence IEA];~go_function: GO:0016620 - oxidoreductase activity, acting on the aldehyde or oxo group of donors, NAD or NADP as acceptor [Evidence IEA];~go_process: GO:0010133 - proline catabolic process to glutamate [Evidence IEA];~go_process: GO:0055114 - oxidation-reduction process [Evidence IEA]), translating into MATISILKLPQIRNEPNQHYENSSAQRAGLTQAIEKAKTSHIEVPLVVGGEEITTTAKGIQVNPADHQTKIASYSKASPSEVQKAIESALAARKTWSSLPFADRAAIFLKAADLISNKYRYAIMAATMVGQGKNAWQAEIDSAAELADFLRFNVHYAEQLYASQPVHHSPGVWNRVEYRALEGFVYAVSPFNFTAIAGNLAALPALLGNVVVWKPSDFAITSGYLVYRILLESGLPSNVIQWIPGDPVEITNTVLAHREFAALHYTGSTAVFRHLYGQIGNGIAEGRYRSYPRIVGETGGKNAHLIHYSADIKNAAIQTIRGAFEYQGQKCSATSRVYVPSSRATEFTDCLVTETEKLSTGDPAEHNHFTGPVIHAASFAKLRAVIDNARKDPELELLHGGTYNDSKGYFVQPTIYRTTNPTHSLLSTELFGPILALYVYDDKRGNEEQNAFEEACTLVDSTSEYGLTCAIFAKDRVAVRLAEDRLRDTAGNFYINCKSTGAVVGQQPFGGGRASGTNDKAGSMNVLLRFVSVRSMKEEFNPANGVLYPSNL
- a CDS encoding hybrid sensor histidine kinase/response regulator (COG:T;~EggNog:ENOG410QDVS;~InterPro:IPR001789,IPR003594,IPR003661,IPR036890, IPR036097,IPR011006,IPR004358,IPR005467;~PFAM:PF00512,PF02518,PF00072;~SECRETED:SignalP(1-20);~go_function: GO:0000155 - phosphorelay sensor kinase activity [Evidence IEA];~go_function: GO:0016772 - transferase activity, transferring phosphorus-containing groups [Evidence IEA];~go_process: GO:0000160 - phosphorelay signal transduction system [Evidence IEA];~go_process: GO:0007165 - signal transduction [Evidence IEA];~go_process: GO:0016310 - phosphorylation [Evidence IEA]) is translated as MKMISYVLYLLFKYTAPTHAAGTAPNIPFLLDGFVGVCSVSQALTMTFDKPAQQQKRPNLNLATEREFYRYLPRDHAAYQFAPGDEAAQRNFVAIPSTDHVLTSFAQLGAVKLRAERALISLFGPTHQYILAEATDAGAAAAGCGGQSDLRLGCCIMSRENGVCMDIANLPLANPSENENPAIVAGGSALVMTGLHNTEEEGGKYSLVNGLLKADLCAGVPIIGPRGNTIGSYCIFDTTPREPVDEGDILFMKHMAVTVMEYLDTLQLRYQNAQARKMIFGLGSFVEGRTTLRDSWVESNQQDAVTVKSGTTVEGQLNKQQQDLQERSFQLPLRPRPPDEYARHPFEAAEKASADSDSDTKSPDGRQNDKKETGKEDKQKARNILSRDEVQDDNPRLAFEKVFARAANLIRESIEVEGVVFVDARIESFGGLVGYEHRGGRAPRPGGETASSEDSTDSASTGSISSVSGFPAANPQEDLTTCRILGSSASHSSSINTDAKSDVKPGDQYAVRESILKAILNRYPHGKIFNYNQHGSLSDDSGSGGVSASSSSTSASGSKYKRRQRQNHRQDANDLNRVLGGARSIIFLPLWDSHKARWLAGLLAWTNTPERVFSTENELAYLHAFGNSIMAEVHRLDVEMAERAKKNLATSISHELRSPLHGILGTSDILSDTAMNALQQGMVHTIESCGRTLLDTINHLLDFTYIDKFSKEHKPKHKHARNPKPSASGPEQAAFDRNMLGSSKSVYEDIQLDVILEEVVESVFAGHSFYHQHRLPDRPSSSGEDSTIVLPSKQTAIIFDIQEAAEWTFSTQAGCWRRILMNVFSNALKYTPEGYIYMALKVESPRRGSEDSIGYDQNTQYNVTLTVKDTGQGIGTEFLRSDLFTPFSQEDTLSPGSGLGLSIVRKALAFLNGSIDVTSEKDKGTEVTIQVPLTLAGVPEGSDRSSATANNLVRTQARGKTIGLIGFGLEPGSERDAILCDSLKRLCQDWFHLNVRMVSPQIETPPCDFYLMVHTDLDALDIQGNQHLLNLDPPDKISPLIVICQSPEAAHHMFARTTSTNRRRDSIIEFISQPCGPRKLAKTLQLCMQRLEGLETGSFKPEETRWVEMPESSLLNLDIGPRDAPGDRMKISKRHTLQHVGNQDSYTSGETRPGIVRWDTSSSTRADTPGSETGPVPEEVYGVDGGEGIGRDRLSVLLVEDNPVNLQILIAYVGKEGWTTETATNGLEAVEKYEANPGKFAMILIDISMPVMNGFEASRRIRQFEREYYDANPSARPSWHPTIITALTGLDSADAQQEAFASGIDIFLTKPISRKRIRSLLARCGVT